CCATCGGCGTCGTCCTCTACGGGTTTGGCGCAGGCGCAGGCGCCGGCGGCTCCGAGCGCCAGGACAGGGGTGGCGGCGGTGGCGGCGGCGGGGGCTACGTCCGCGTCCAGCCCATCGCCCTCATGGAGATAACTTCCGCCGGCAGCCGCCTGCTGCCCGTCATCAACTGGACGCAGATCGCCCGCAGCGTCATCATGTTCGCCGGCATCTGGATGATTA
This portion of the Dehalococcoidia bacterium genome encodes:
- a CDS encoding spore germination protein GerW family protein, translated to MQESASVGQNILSGLVERLKQSAHIEAAVGEPKTVGDRTVVPIGVVLYGFGAGAGAGGSERQDRGGGGGGGGGYVRVQPIALMEITSAGSRLLPVINWTQIARSVIMFAGIWMIIRALKGR